In one Nocardioides luteus genomic region, the following are encoded:
- a CDS encoding thioesterase family protein has translation MSRRMAYWHRTGPHTFAPTEHVGGAWDLDTQHIATLLGVLAHEVERDRDARRDDGLQITRISYDILGTIPLEAVDVEVAVLRAGRTIELVEARACHGGRPVVLLRAWLTAGYPTGELSGTHHEAMPAPDVVPAWDMTSLWDGGFIASVEVRRRDLGPGRAQSWVRTPHPLVAGEEVSRLAQVAGLLDITNGVAVRVDPKDVSFPNLDLTAHLFRTPAAGWLGLDTTVSFGPEGAGVTTTVLHDEHGAFGVSTQCLTVRP, from the coding sequence GTGAGCCGCCGCATGGCCTATTGGCACCGCACCGGCCCGCACACGTTCGCGCCGACCGAGCACGTCGGCGGCGCCTGGGACCTGGACACCCAGCACATCGCCACCCTGCTCGGCGTGCTCGCGCACGAGGTCGAACGGGACCGCGACGCCCGCCGCGACGACGGGCTCCAGATCACCCGGATCAGCTACGACATCCTCGGCACGATCCCCCTCGAGGCGGTCGACGTCGAGGTCGCCGTCCTCCGTGCCGGCCGCACGATCGAGCTCGTCGAGGCGCGGGCCTGCCACGGCGGCCGGCCCGTCGTGCTGCTCCGAGCCTGGCTGACCGCCGGCTATCCGACCGGCGAGCTCTCCGGCACCCATCACGAGGCCATGCCCGCGCCGGACGTGGTGCCCGCCTGGGACATGACCTCGCTGTGGGACGGAGGCTTCATCGCCTCCGTCGAGGTGCGCCGCCGCGACCTCGGCCCGGGACGGGCGCAGTCGTGGGTGCGTACGCCTCATCCGCTCGTCGCAGGCGAGGAGGTGAGCCGGCTCGCCCAGGTCGCCGGGCTGCTCGACATCACCAACGGCGTCGCCGTCCGGGTCGACCCGAAGGACGTCAGCTTCCCCAACCTCGACCTGACCGCGCACCTGTTCCGGACCCCGGCCGCCGGCTGGCTCGGGCTCGACACGACCGTCTCGTTCGGCCCGGAAGGCGCCGGCGTGACCACCACCGTGCTCCATGACGAGCACGGCGCCTTCGGCGTCAGTACGCAGTGCCTGACCGTGCGTCCGTGA
- a CDS encoding AMP-binding protein: MTETSSFTASSARGDIDVPLLEETIGANFERTVARFGDREALVEIATGRRWTYTSLNADVDALAVGLRKAGIGKGDRVGIWAPNCAEWTMVQFATAKIGAILVNINPAYRTHELAYALNQSGVRLLISATAFKTSDYVSLVREVEGDCGALEKTVFLGTPEWDALLAAGRGERLADHVDYPLDPNDAINIQYTSGTTGFPKGATLSHRNILNNGFFVTETIHFTEEDRLCIPVPFYHCFGMVMANLGSTTHGATMVIPGPGFDPRTTLQTVQDEKCTALYGVPTMFIAMQDDPEFASFDLSTLRTGIMAGALCPIEVMKRCVSEMHMSEVAIAYGMTETSPVSCQTRTDDDLERRTETIGRAAPHVEIKIVDPATGEVVPRGTAGEFCTRGYSVMLGYWDDESKTAEAIDADGWMHTGDLAVMREDGYCVVVGRIKDMVIRGGENIYPREIEEFLFTHPDIAEAQVVGVPDERYGEELCAWIRMRPGAEPLDAAAVRAFADGKLAHYKSPRYVLIVDEFPMTVTGKVRKIDMREQSVALLGL, translated from the coding sequence ATGACCGAGACCTCTTCCTTCACCGCTTCGTCGGCTCGCGGCGACATCGACGTCCCGCTGCTCGAGGAGACGATCGGAGCCAACTTCGAGCGCACGGTCGCCCGCTTCGGAGACCGTGAGGCGCTCGTCGAGATCGCCACCGGACGGCGCTGGACCTACACGTCCCTGAACGCCGACGTCGACGCCCTCGCGGTCGGCCTCCGCAAGGCGGGCATCGGCAAGGGTGACCGGGTCGGCATCTGGGCTCCCAACTGCGCCGAGTGGACGATGGTCCAGTTCGCCACCGCGAAGATCGGCGCGATCCTGGTCAACATCAACCCGGCCTACCGCACCCACGAGCTCGCCTACGCGCTCAACCAGTCCGGGGTGCGGCTGCTGATCAGCGCGACCGCCTTCAAGACGAGCGACTACGTCTCGCTCGTCCGCGAGGTCGAGGGCGACTGCGGCGCTCTCGAGAAGACGGTCTTCCTGGGTACGCCGGAGTGGGACGCGCTGCTCGCCGCCGGCCGTGGCGAGCGGCTGGCCGACCATGTCGACTACCCGCTCGACCCGAACGACGCGATCAACATCCAGTACACCTCCGGGACCACGGGCTTCCCGAAGGGCGCGACGCTGTCGCACCGCAACATCCTCAACAACGGCTTCTTCGTCACCGAGACGATCCACTTCACCGAGGAGGACCGGCTCTGCATCCCGGTGCCGTTCTACCACTGCTTCGGCATGGTGATGGCCAACCTCGGCTCCACCACCCACGGGGCGACCATGGTCATCCCGGGGCCCGGTTTCGACCCACGTACGACGCTGCAGACGGTCCAGGACGAGAAGTGCACCGCGCTGTACGGTGTGCCGACGATGTTCATCGCGATGCAGGACGACCCGGAGTTCGCCTCGTTCGACCTCTCGACCCTGCGTACCGGGATCATGGCGGGTGCACTGTGCCCGATCGAGGTCATGAAGCGCTGCGTCAGCGAGATGCACATGAGCGAGGTCGCGATCGCCTACGGGATGACCGAGACCTCGCCGGTCTCCTGCCAGACCCGCACCGACGACGACCTCGAGCGGCGCACCGAGACGATCGGCCGGGCCGCGCCGCACGTCGAGATCAAGATCGTCGACCCGGCCACCGGCGAGGTCGTCCCCCGCGGCACGGCCGGCGAGTTCTGCACCCGCGGCTACTCGGTGATGCTCGGCTACTGGGACGACGAGTCCAAGACCGCCGAGGCGATCGACGCCGACGGCTGGATGCACACCGGCGACCTGGCCGTGATGCGCGAGGACGGCTACTGCGTGGTCGTGGGCCGGATCAAGGACATGGTCATCCGCGGCGGCGAGAACATCTATCCGCGCGAGATCGAGGAGTTCCTCTTCACCCACCCCGACATCGCCGAGGCCCAGGTCGTGGGCGTGCCGGACGAGCGGTACGGCGAGGAGCTCTGCGCCTGGATCCGGATGCGTCCCGGCGCCGAGCCGCTGGACGCCGCCGCGGTCCGGGCCTTCGCCGACGGCAAGCTCGCGCACTACAAGTCGCCGCGCTACGTGCTCATCGTCGACGAGTTCCCGATGACGGTGACCGGCAAGGTCCGCAAGATCGACATGCGTGAGCAGAGCGTCGCTCTGCTTGGCCTGTGA
- a CDS encoding MFS transporter, whose protein sequence is MAQIAASRAEVDGRTMRRVATASLTGTTIEFYDFLIYGLAAALVFNAIFFPSMGGPEGTLASIATFGVAFVFRPLGAILFGHYGDRIGRKATLITTLLIMGSSTFAIGLIPSVESIGKSAVVILVVLRALQGIALGGEWAGAALLTTEYAAHGQRGRYSMFPQLGPSLGLIIAAGAMLTTFRLMDPDAFAAWGWRIPFLASAVLIGVGLWVRLNIAETPSFKKVQSAGTRSALPFVGCIRDQWRQVLLGGGIMAIVFGAFYTGASFMVAHAVGTLGLSMTQALLGVIIAAFAMSLTVILSAWLSDTLGRRTVLLLGAAFGIVAGPLAFGVMQPGSFASFALGNSLLLCVLGLNYGPIAAFLPETFQAKYRYTGAGLGYNIAGILGGAVPLVIAEDLLSRWGTDGIAYFLTALALLSVVCLLIAKETSRVELDAEPVPA, encoded by the coding sequence ATGGCCCAAATCGCGGCTAGCCGAGCCGAGGTCGACGGGCGCACCATGCGCCGCGTCGCGACGGCGTCACTGACCGGCACCACCATCGAGTTCTACGACTTCCTCATCTACGGACTCGCCGCAGCACTCGTCTTCAACGCCATCTTCTTCCCGTCCATGGGCGGGCCCGAGGGCACCCTGGCGTCGATCGCGACCTTCGGCGTCGCGTTCGTCTTCCGTCCGCTCGGCGCGATCCTCTTCGGCCACTACGGCGACCGGATCGGCCGCAAGGCGACGCTGATCACGACGCTGCTGATCATGGGCTCCTCGACGTTCGCGATCGGGCTCATCCCGAGCGTGGAGTCGATCGGCAAGAGCGCCGTGGTGATCCTGGTGGTGCTGCGGGCACTGCAGGGCATCGCGCTCGGTGGCGAGTGGGCCGGCGCCGCCCTCCTCACCACGGAGTACGCCGCCCACGGCCAGCGCGGGCGCTACAGCATGTTCCCGCAGCTCGGTCCCAGCCTGGGCCTGATCATCGCCGCCGGCGCCATGCTGACCACCTTCCGGCTGATGGACCCCGACGCCTTCGCGGCCTGGGGCTGGCGGATCCCGTTCCTGGCCAGCGCCGTCCTGATCGGCGTCGGCCTCTGGGTCCGGCTCAACATCGCCGAGACTCCTTCGTTCAAGAAGGTGCAGTCGGCCGGCACCCGCAGCGCGCTGCCGTTCGTCGGGTGCATCCGGGACCAGTGGCGCCAGGTGCTGCTCGGCGGCGGCATCATGGCGATCGTCTTCGGAGCCTTCTACACGGGCGCGAGCTTCATGGTCGCGCACGCGGTCGGCACCCTCGGCCTGAGCATGACCCAGGCCCTGCTCGGGGTCATCATCGCCGCGTTCGCGATGAGCCTGACCGTCATCCTCTCCGCCTGGCTCTCCGACACGCTCGGACGCCGCACGGTCCTGCTCCTCGGCGCCGCCTTCGGCATCGTGGCCGGACCACTGGCATTCGGTGTCATGCAGCCGGGCAGCTTCGCGAGCTTCGCGCTCGGCAACAGCCTGCTGCTGTGCGTGCTCGGCCTCAACTACGGTCCGATCGCGGCGTTCCTGCCCGAGACGTTCCAGGCCAAGTACCGCTACACCGGCGCCGGGCTGGGCTACAACATCGCCGGCATCCTCGGCGGGGCCGTCCCGCTGGTCATCGCCGAGGACCTGCTGTCCCGGTGGGGCACCGACGGGATCGCGTACTTCCTGACCGCTCTGGCGCTGCTGAGCGTCGTCTGCCTGCTGATCGCCAAGGAGACCAGCCGCGTGGAGCTCGACGCGGAGCCGGTGCCCGCCTGA
- a CDS encoding helix-turn-helix transcriptional regulator, which yields MSTPAIAPEAPYDGSRIAQTLASFRAASGLDLAFGGPVRRDGTAIDITATCGAKGISLRGLRVVNGEGLGGKTLQTRQPGSVDHYYTARGITHLYDTAVAQEQIQTVAALPIMVDRSPRMLIYLASRSRLGLGGVWFDGLRPLIRTLEREILIDDEVRNRLSRLAPAPAHISSSAEAAAAAKRDLAERREMAAELTDLAGQVMDPEVRSRLEAMVLRLTAVPGEKRPAQLVPAVRLAAREIDVLRQVALGNSNREAAEALGIVESTVKSYLKSATRKLNANNRVHAVRMAREAGLID from the coding sequence ATGAGCACCCCCGCGATCGCCCCTGAGGCGCCGTACGACGGGTCCCGGATCGCCCAGACGCTGGCCTCGTTCCGGGCGGCGTCGGGGCTGGATCTCGCCTTCGGAGGTCCGGTCCGTCGCGACGGCACAGCCATCGACATCACCGCGACCTGTGGTGCGAAGGGCATCTCGCTGCGCGGTCTGCGGGTCGTCAACGGGGAGGGCCTGGGAGGGAAGACCCTGCAGACCCGTCAGCCCGGCTCCGTCGACCACTACTACACGGCGCGCGGGATCACCCACCTCTACGACACCGCCGTGGCCCAGGAGCAGATCCAGACCGTCGCCGCCCTGCCGATCATGGTCGATCGGAGCCCGCGGATGCTCATCTACCTCGCCTCCCGTTCCCGGCTCGGACTCGGTGGCGTCTGGTTCGATGGGCTGCGTCCGCTGATCCGAACCCTCGAGCGCGAGATCCTGATCGACGACGAGGTCCGCAACCGGCTCTCCCGGCTGGCCCCCGCGCCCGCTCACATCTCGAGCTCGGCCGAGGCCGCGGCCGCCGCCAAGCGCGACCTCGCCGAACGCCGGGAGATGGCCGCCGAGCTCACCGATCTGGCCGGTCAGGTGATGGACCCCGAGGTACGCAGCCGCCTGGAGGCCATGGTGCTGCGGCTCACCGCCGTGCCGGGGGAGAAGCGCCCGGCCCAGCTGGTCCCCGCCGTGCGCCTGGCCGCACGCGAGATCGATGTCCTGCGCCAGGTGGCGCTCGGCAACAGCAACCGCGAGGCCGCCGAGGCCCTCGGCATCGTCGAGAGCACCGTGAAGTCCTACCTCAAGAGCGCCACCCGCAAGCTCAACGCCAACAACCGCGTCCACGCGGTCCGGATGGCGCGCGAGGCCGGCCTGATCGACTGA
- a CDS encoding TetR/AcrR family transcriptional regulator translates to MKRLPNPDTPTGRRILEVATALFYERGIRAVGVDLIALEAETTKKTVYDRFGSKDGLVAAYLSRRGELWHTFIADWLATHPAEGPERVLSVIDAEQAWRAGSLRGCAYINAYAEIGNTDHPGAEVVRTGKAQARELFVRLAAEAGIGDPEAVGTACHLVYEGMLVSVSAGGRAAAYDEARDAMRTLLR, encoded by the coding sequence GTGAAGCGCCTGCCCAACCCCGACACCCCCACCGGTCGCCGGATCCTCGAGGTGGCCACCGCCCTCTTCTACGAGCGAGGCATCCGCGCGGTCGGCGTGGACCTGATCGCGCTCGAGGCCGAGACCACGAAGAAGACCGTCTACGACCGTTTCGGTTCCAAGGACGGGCTGGTCGCCGCGTACCTCTCGCGTCGCGGCGAGCTGTGGCACACCTTCATCGCCGACTGGCTCGCCACCCATCCCGCCGAGGGACCCGAGCGGGTGCTCTCCGTGATCGACGCCGAGCAGGCCTGGCGCGCCGGCAGTCTGCGCGGGTGTGCCTACATCAACGCCTATGCCGAGATCGGCAACACCGACCACCCCGGCGCCGAGGTCGTCCGCACCGGCAAGGCCCAGGCTCGCGAGCTGTTCGTCCGCCTTGCCGCCGAGGCCGGCATCGGCGATCCCGAAGCCGTCGGCACGGCCTGCCACCTGGTCTACGAGGGCATGCTCGTGTCGGTTTCCGCGGGCGGGCGCGCGGCTGCCTACGACGAGGCGCGCGACGCGATGCGAACCCTGCTGCGCTGA
- a CDS encoding DMT family transporter encodes MSRVLLTLALFAALVVSWSSGFIGATMAAATGAPAETTMLWRYLLTAAPLVAIAVGRRRRLSATFLWREGLVGLLSHAIYIYGAYQAAAHGVPTGTNALVASLQPLLVAVTVTVLAGRMLTPRTLLGLAAGLMGVTLVVGTDLGAGGQGAAYGLTMASVAMVALSAGTVLGERWSTGTDVLDRLTVHVVVTVGFMSAIAVPSGRWQPPADPAFWRVQAFIVLVAVMAYVLYLIVLQRHGSVAASALLYLTPGVAAALAWPVFGEILTPIAVAGFTLSAAGVVAILGPARRGRHAPRRALLSGHRSMSGPVTADEHGSSM; translated from the coding sequence ATGTCCCGAGTGCTGCTCACCCTGGCCCTGTTCGCTGCGCTCGTCGTGTCCTGGAGCTCCGGTTTCATCGGCGCCACGATGGCGGCGGCGACCGGTGCGCCGGCCGAGACCACGATGCTGTGGCGCTACCTGTTGACCGCGGCGCCGCTGGTCGCGATCGCGGTCGGCCGGAGGCGCCGCCTGAGCGCGACCTTCCTCTGGCGCGAAGGCCTGGTCGGTCTGCTGTCCCACGCGATCTACATCTACGGGGCATACCAGGCGGCAGCGCACGGCGTGCCGACCGGTACGAACGCACTGGTCGCCTCCCTCCAGCCGCTGCTCGTCGCGGTGACGGTGACGGTGCTGGCCGGGCGCATGCTGACGCCACGTACGCTGCTCGGGCTCGCGGCGGGCCTCATGGGCGTCACGCTCGTCGTCGGCACCGACCTCGGCGCCGGCGGCCAGGGGGCGGCGTACGGCCTGACGATGGCCAGTGTCGCGATGGTGGCGCTCTCGGCTGGAACCGTGCTCGGTGAGCGGTGGAGCACGGGCACGGACGTGCTGGACCGGCTCACCGTCCACGTCGTGGTCACCGTCGGTTTCATGTCCGCGATCGCGGTGCCGTCGGGGCGGTGGCAGCCACCTGCCGACCCGGCGTTCTGGAGGGTTCAGGCGTTCATCGTGCTGGTCGCCGTGATGGCGTACGTGCTCTATCTGATCGTGCTGCAGCGCCATGGGTCGGTCGCGGCCAGCGCCCTCCTCTACCTGACCCCGGGCGTCGCGGCCGCGTTGGCCTGGCCCGTCTTCGGTGAGATCCTGACGCCGATCGCGGTCGCAGGCTTCACGCTCAGCGCGGCCGGCGTGGTCGCGATCCTGGGGCCGGCTCGGCGAGGGCGCCACGCACCTCGCCGAGCGCTCCTGAGCGGTCATCGCTCCATGAGCGGACCGGTGACCGCCGATGAGCACGGGTCGTCGATGTGA
- a CDS encoding flavoprotein — MAIIGVIACAAGGVEQLCDELVTPLVNAGHDVPVTLTPTAFSWLSANGEADRIEALTGFPVRGESRLPWQPRTHPAQLDVIIVAPATFNSTAKIALGLADNQALTVVTESLTTVPVVLFPLINAAHAEHPAWASHMAALRAAGVHLIEGHDLWPLYPPRQMPPDQRLPWRAILDATERGLRADEPRG; from the coding sequence GTGGCCATCATCGGAGTCATCGCCTGCGCCGCCGGCGGTGTGGAGCAGCTGTGCGACGAGCTGGTCACCCCGCTGGTGAACGCCGGCCATGACGTGCCGGTGACCCTGACCCCGACCGCGTTCTCCTGGCTCAGCGCGAACGGCGAAGCCGACCGGATCGAGGCGCTGACCGGCTTCCCTGTACGCGGCGAGAGCCGCCTCCCTTGGCAGCCGCGCACCCACCCGGCGCAGCTCGACGTCATCATCGTCGCCCCCGCGACCTTCAACAGCACCGCGAAGATCGCGCTGGGCCTGGCCGACAACCAGGCCCTCACGGTCGTCACCGAGAGCCTCACGACCGTCCCCGTCGTGCTCTTCCCGCTCATCAACGCCGCCCACGCCGAGCACCCCGCCTGGGCCTCCCACATGGCCGCCCTCCGCGCCGCCGGCGTACACCTCATCGAGGGCCACGACCTCTGGCCCCTCTACCCACCCCGCCAGATGCCACCGGACCAGAGACTGCCGTGGAGGGCGATCCTCGACGCCACCGAGCGGGGGCTCAGAGCAGACGAACCGCGCGGGTGA
- a CDS encoding DUF3841 domain-containing protein, with amino-acid sequence MSERAPRANKRRGAGRLSQGLAKPRRLPWFLATPAAPHVRADAAPGAYVDLHTFQTVEAFDELRRTGVLEGSSRYWMEDFAEAYRWMKREMDRRLPTSGDGMVWMWAATTRRELLASARRARGDVLVSVRLPRKHVLLSHFDDWHHVLNRTLHIPGDRDVPWPDWEARFDRSWDDWSERTRGCEEIPLDSWPEPLREELERSWQAIFDPATWVESYDGASWVPARYLQATAHRITLDEVTRAVRLL; translated from the coding sequence ATGTCGGAACGAGCACCTCGGGCGAACAAGCGCCGGGGAGCAGGCCGGCTGTCTCAAGGGCTTGCGAAGCCTCGGCGGCTTCCGTGGTTCCTCGCGACTCCGGCGGCACCTCACGTCCGGGCGGACGCGGCCCCGGGTGCGTACGTCGACCTCCACACGTTCCAGACTGTCGAGGCCTTCGACGAGCTGCGGCGAACCGGAGTGCTGGAGGGGTCATCGCGCTACTGGATGGAGGACTTCGCCGAGGCCTATCGGTGGATGAAGCGGGAGATGGATCGCCGGCTTCCGACCTCCGGCGACGGGATGGTCTGGATGTGGGCCGCCACCACTCGGCGCGAGCTGCTCGCCTCGGCGCGTAGGGCACGAGGGGACGTGCTCGTCTCCGTCCGGCTTCCCCGCAAGCACGTGCTGCTCAGTCACTTCGACGACTGGCACCACGTACTCAATCGGACGCTCCACATCCCCGGCGACCGCGATGTCCCGTGGCCGGACTGGGAGGCACGGTTCGATCGGTCGTGGGATGACTGGTCAGAACGTACGCGTGGCTGCGAGGAGATCCCGCTGGACTCGTGGCCCGAGCCGCTTCGCGAGGAGCTCGAACGGTCCTGGCAGGCGATCTTCGATCCCGCGACGTGGGTCGAGTCGTACGACGGGGCCTCGTGGGTTCCGGCGCGCTATCTCCAGGCCACGGCCCACCGGATCACGCTGGACGAGGTCACCCGCGCGGTTCGTCTGCTCTGA
- a CDS encoding MFS transporter gives MPRLLPHLAASPGRARTGVSLMFFTNGVLFSALLPRYPEIKAAFGLSNSQFGLLVIAFPVGALIAAGFAGLIIRRVGALRTNGYGSMVLASALGVAGFSHSVWLFAAALVVAGAVDAVVDAAQNVQGVVAEQWRGRSVMNSFHALWSVGAATGGVIGAAAAAASVAPSTQMLINGIVWALVAVLACRLAAVPVEVRGALRVEADHHGVPAGRADRSARRHAWRLLLPLVVLAICGTLVEDVANNWAVLFLGQTGASTAIAGLGLTVALGAQFIGRLLGDPMTDRWGREGVARAGGLLIGGGALLIVTSPVYPLAFAGFAIAGFGCATLVPAAFAAAGRIPGLPEGTGIAILGWLMRIGFLITSPTIGWLSDLTSLRTAMLVPVVAGLLAALIAHTQLPKRTPRPESAEATPAGATVD, from the coding sequence GTGCCTCGCCTCCTCCCCCACCTCGCTGCCTCCCCCGGACGTGCCCGCACCGGCGTCTCGCTGATGTTCTTCACCAACGGTGTCCTGTTCAGTGCGCTCCTGCCACGCTACCCCGAGATCAAGGCCGCTTTCGGGTTGAGCAACAGCCAGTTCGGGCTGTTGGTCATCGCCTTCCCGGTCGGGGCGCTGATCGCAGCCGGGTTCGCTGGTCTGATCATCCGGAGAGTCGGCGCGCTACGAACCAACGGGTACGGCTCGATGGTCCTGGCCTCGGCGCTGGGTGTGGCCGGGTTCAGCCACTCGGTGTGGCTGTTCGCTGCCGCGCTGGTGGTCGCGGGGGCTGTCGACGCGGTCGTGGACGCGGCGCAGAACGTGCAGGGTGTCGTGGCGGAGCAGTGGCGGGGACGTTCGGTGATGAACTCCTTCCACGCCCTGTGGTCGGTCGGCGCTGCCACCGGCGGCGTGATCGGTGCTGCCGCCGCGGCAGCGAGCGTCGCCCCTTCCACGCAGATGCTGATCAACGGCATCGTGTGGGCCCTGGTTGCCGTACTCGCGTGCCGGCTTGCGGCTGTGCCTGTCGAAGTCCGCGGCGCGCTCCGGGTCGAGGCGGATCACCACGGCGTTCCAGCTGGTAGAGCCGACCGATCGGCGCGCCGCCATGCGTGGCGGCTGCTGCTCCCGCTGGTCGTGCTGGCGATCTGCGGCACCCTGGTCGAGGACGTCGCGAACAACTGGGCAGTGCTCTTCCTCGGCCAGACCGGCGCTTCGACCGCCATCGCCGGGCTCGGGCTCACTGTCGCCCTCGGTGCCCAGTTCATCGGCCGGCTCCTCGGTGACCCGATGACCGACAGGTGGGGCCGGGAGGGCGTGGCCCGGGCCGGTGGCCTGCTCATCGGCGGCGGTGCGCTGCTGATCGTGACCTCCCCCGTCTACCCGCTCGCGTTCGCCGGGTTTGCCATCGCAGGGTTCGGCTGCGCCACCCTCGTGCCCGCCGCGTTCGCCGCCGCAGGTCGCATCCCCGGGTTGCCCGAAGGCACCGGCATCGCGATCCTCGGATGGCTCATGCGGATCGGGTTCCTCATCACCTCACCGACCATCGGCTGGCTCTCCGACCTCACCAGCCTCCGCACGGCGATGCTCGTCCCCGTCGTCGCCGGGCTCCTCGCCGCCCTCATCGCCCACACCCAGCTCCCGAAGCGGACACCCCGACCGGAGTCCGCCGAGGCGACTCCCGCGGGGGCAACCGTCGACTGA
- a CDS encoding DeoR/GlpR family DNA-binding transcription regulator has product MQRSLRHKTIIRSVASGTTVSVEALCDLTGASAITIRRDLAELADQGAVRRVRGGVTRADVRGTLMPFSVRFETDRERKDALAVVAAGLVADGESLVLDNGTTCYAVARHLAGRPVTALALSLHAAAALATRPGATVIVPGGPVENDTLAFTGHAAVRAISETNADVAIIGTCSAQPGFGLTSTNYEDAQVKRACLAAGARRVLITTAEKLTRTSTFRFGEFGDLTHLVTTADADPDRLAQFRADGVEVYLVETPPPPSAGG; this is encoded by the coding sequence GTGCAACGATCACTTCGGCACAAAACGATCATCAGATCCGTGGCCTCCGGGACCACCGTCAGCGTCGAGGCCCTCTGCGACCTGACCGGCGCCTCGGCCATCACGATCCGCCGCGACCTCGCCGAGCTCGCCGACCAGGGCGCGGTGCGCCGCGTGCGCGGCGGCGTCACCCGTGCCGACGTGCGGGGCACGCTGATGCCGTTCTCGGTTCGGTTCGAGACCGATCGGGAGCGCAAGGACGCGCTGGCGGTGGTCGCGGCCGGGCTGGTTGCCGACGGCGAATCCCTCGTCCTCGACAACGGCACCACGTGTTACGCGGTCGCTCGCCATCTGGCGGGTCGCCCGGTCACGGCGCTGGCGCTCTCTCTTCACGCCGCCGCGGCGCTGGCAACGCGTCCCGGTGCGACCGTGATCGTTCCCGGTGGACCGGTCGAGAACGACACCCTCGCGTTCACCGGCCACGCCGCCGTGCGCGCCATCAGCGAGACCAATGCCGATGTCGCCATCATCGGAACTTGTTCAGCACAGCCCGGTTTCGGGCTGACCTCCACCAACTACGAGGACGCGCAGGTCAAACGCGCCTGCCTGGCCGCGGGCGCCCGGCGCGTCTTGATCACCACCGCCGAGAAGCTGACCCGTACGTCGACGTTCCGGTTCGGCGAGTTCGGCGACCTCACCCACCTCGTCACCACCGCCGACGCCGATCCCGACAGGCTCGCACAGTTCCGCGCCGACGGCGTCGAGGTCTACCTCGTCGAAACCCCACCTCCGCCTTCGGCTGGGGGCTGA
- a CDS encoding DinB family protein, which produces MTRPGEILGTVLAASEREQLETYLDYLRDAVVRKARGVSEEDARRSPVPTGTNLGGLIKHLRWVELGGFAQQIGQIPAAELPTPPWTDADPEADLRLEPNEKLDDVIAAYQAACDRSREIAAQHSLDHAATTPRGRELTWMYLHVIVETARHAGHADILREMIDGSVGD; this is translated from the coding sequence ATGACCAGACCCGGTGAGATCCTCGGCACCGTGCTCGCCGCCAGCGAGCGCGAACAGCTCGAGACGTACCTGGATTATCTGCGCGACGCCGTCGTGCGCAAGGCCCGCGGGGTGTCGGAGGAGGACGCCCGGCGCAGCCCGGTGCCGACCGGCACCAACCTCGGCGGCCTGATCAAACATCTGCGGTGGGTGGAGCTGGGCGGGTTCGCCCAGCAGATCGGGCAGATCCCCGCCGCGGAGTTGCCCACGCCGCCGTGGACTGACGCAGACCCGGAGGCCGACCTGCGGCTGGAGCCGAACGAGAAGCTCGACGACGTCATCGCCGCCTACCAGGCGGCGTGCGACCGCTCCCGCGAGATCGCCGCCCAGCACAGCCTCGACCACGCCGCCACCACACCGCGGGGCAGGGAGCTGACGTGGATGTACCTGCACGTGATCGTGGAGACCGCCCGGCACGCCGGCCATGCGGACATCCTGCGCGAGATGATCGACGGCAGCGTCGGCGACTGA